AGCCTCAAGGGTGAAGAAACCCTGAGGGATGTCATGGCCCAGTTCAGGGATATTTCACCCTCAGCATACCATGTTCTTGTTGAGGAGAGGGACGCCTACATGGCCCGCCGTCTCCTTGAAATCGAGGAGGACTCTGTCGTGGCGGTTGTTGGGGCAGGCCACCGCAGGGGCATATGTGAATACCTTAAAAACCCTGAAAGAATACCCCCGATCCATGAACTCCTGAAGATACCCTGAGGCAGTATATAATATTTAAGGTTCAATATACAGTGTATATGGAGCTGGCATTTAATAGTCACATGGTGAGATTATGTACCTGATCTTCCGGTGCGACTGTGGAAGGGCCCTCTACTCAAAGGAGGGTAACATGACACGTAAATGTGTCTGCGGAAGGACCGTCAAGGTTAAAACCCGGAGGATATTTGGAAGGGCGGAAACCTT
The sequence above is drawn from the Methanothermobacter wolfeii genome and encodes:
- a CDS encoding DUF1922 domain-containing protein; its protein translation is MYLIFRCDCGRALYSKEGNMTRKCVCGRTVKVKTRRIFGRAETFQEASELVRKLQEEKYGSCGFINPARGEQTQR